Proteins from a genomic interval of Rhodococcoides fascians A25f:
- a CDS encoding ABC transporter substrate-binding protein, whose product MNRRTLLRTTLVGAVATLVLASCSSETSLPDGALGDPNSGTLTFWDNNAGPDRTPLYEELIRRFEEINPGIDIQYVGLPSDSAQQKYQTALAGGSAPDLGIVSTAYLAPLVAQNAVIPLDDFVASSPQKDQYDPKIIESAMESGGGENLYGLPFTSNNATLWYRADWFDEAGIEPPDTWDEFYDAADELTDKSAGRYGFTIRGGAGSIYPLLQHMFAVTGIDNFFDGSESTVNRPEMVRAIERFAALYDVDTPTADVNNGFPQMVASFGGGSVAMMQHNLGSLSNHRKALGDKVGAVALPLADNGVRTVMTDPFPSYTVFKSSQHQAAAWKFLEFMTSPESQAYWNENVGQIPVNADARSAPAFEAMPSVQAAQAALDDPETVLVTPPDYLPDFGKIVQVQMLGQWQKVLIGQLSAQDFADDFAEKLNRSKAKYDARQGK is encoded by the coding sequence ATGAATCGACGCACCCTGCTACGCACCACCCTCGTCGGTGCGGTAGCCACGCTCGTGCTGGCATCCTGCAGTTCCGAAACCTCCCTGCCCGACGGTGCCCTCGGAGATCCGAACAGCGGCACCCTCACCTTCTGGGACAACAATGCCGGGCCGGATCGAACCCCGTTGTACGAGGAACTGATTCGACGTTTCGAGGAGATCAATCCCGGCATCGACATTCAGTACGTCGGCCTACCATCCGACAGTGCGCAGCAGAAATATCAGACGGCTCTCGCGGGTGGGTCCGCACCCGACCTGGGCATCGTCTCCACCGCATATCTCGCGCCCCTCGTCGCGCAGAACGCCGTGATCCCACTCGACGACTTCGTGGCATCCTCTCCTCAGAAGGACCAATACGATCCCAAGATCATCGAATCGGCCATGGAGTCCGGCGGCGGCGAGAACCTGTACGGTCTGCCGTTCACCAGTAACAACGCCACCCTGTGGTATCGAGCGGACTGGTTCGACGAGGCCGGAATCGAGCCACCCGATACCTGGGACGAGTTCTACGACGCCGCAGACGAACTGACCGACAAGTCCGCCGGAAGATACGGGTTCACCATCCGAGGCGGTGCCGGCTCGATCTATCCACTGCTGCAACACATGTTCGCCGTCACCGGCATCGACAATTTCTTCGACGGCAGCGAATCCACCGTCAACCGGCCCGAGATGGTCAGAGCCATCGAACGTTTCGCGGCCCTCTACGACGTCGACACACCTACCGCCGATGTCAACAACGGTTTCCCCCAGATGGTCGCCAGCTTCGGTGGTGGTTCGGTGGCGATGATGCAGCACAACCTCGGATCACTGAGCAATCACCGTAAGGCGCTCGGCGACAAGGTCGGGGCCGTTGCCCTGCCTCTCGCGGACAACGGCGTCCGCACCGTGATGACGGACCCGTTCCCGTCGTACACGGTGTTCAAGAGCAGCCAGCACCAGGCAGCGGCCTGGAAGTTCCTCGAGTTCATGACCTCTCCGGAGTCGCAGGCCTACTGGAACGAGAACGTGGGGCAGATCCCGGTCAACGCCGACGCCCGCTCCGCGCCCGCCTTCGAGGCGATGCCGTCCGTGCAAGCCGCCCAGGCCGCCCTCGACGATCCGGAGACCGTGTTGGTCACCCCGCCGGACTATCTGCCCGATTTCGGCAAGATCGTGCAGGTCCAGATGCTGGGTCAGTGGCAGAAGGTCCTCATCGGGCAGCTCAGCGCCCAGGATTTCGCCGACGACTTCGCCGAGAAGCTCAACCGCTCCAAGGCCAAATACGATGCCCGACAGGGTAAATAG
- a CDS encoding enolase C-terminal domain-like protein, translating to MSSVITEVAVQVFKTEARTAVDSYGHRHPGPSIPTTQALLRITDSDGVSGYVLGKTNYLREDQVEQHFRPVLIGTDPLHREEMDRKFAIRQRTRAVELPEHTCSYLDQALWDLAGNRFDTPVWKLLGGARSEVKAYASTMCGDTIEGGLSSPQEYADFAVALKNQGYQGIKLHTWMPPLEGAPSLTRDIEACAAVRDAVGPGFSLMLDGYHWYSRTDALKLGRELDALKFDWFEEPMDEFSMRSYKWLADQIDTPVIGPETTPGRHRSRADWIADDACDILRVGAMNGGGITPALKTVHMADGFGLECEIHGNGAPNLALVGGAPNIQWYERGLLHPLVDYDWVPPHLKSIVDPIDANGMVQMPSRPGLGEDIDLEYISNNLIAEY from the coding sequence ATGTCCAGCGTCATCACCGAGGTTGCCGTCCAGGTCTTCAAGACCGAGGCTCGCACCGCCGTCGATTCCTACGGGCATCGACACCCCGGACCGTCGATACCCACCACTCAGGCACTGCTGCGCATCACAGATTCCGACGGCGTCAGCGGTTACGTCCTGGGCAAGACCAACTATCTGCGTGAAGATCAAGTGGAGCAACACTTTCGACCGGTCCTCATAGGCACCGATCCGCTGCACCGCGAGGAAATGGACCGCAAATTCGCAATTCGGCAACGCACACGAGCCGTCGAGCTCCCCGAACACACCTGCAGCTACCTCGATCAGGCACTGTGGGACCTGGCGGGCAACCGATTCGATACCCCCGTGTGGAAGCTGCTGGGCGGAGCGCGCAGCGAGGTCAAGGCCTACGCGAGCACCATGTGCGGCGATACCATCGAAGGTGGCCTGTCGAGTCCGCAGGAGTACGCGGATTTCGCTGTGGCGCTGAAGAATCAGGGTTACCAGGGAATCAAATTACACACCTGGATGCCGCCGCTGGAAGGGGCACCGAGCCTCACGCGGGACATCGAGGCCTGCGCGGCGGTGCGAGATGCCGTCGGACCCGGGTTCTCGTTGATGCTCGACGGCTATCACTGGTACTCACGTACCGACGCCCTCAAGCTCGGCCGGGAACTCGACGCACTGAAATTCGACTGGTTCGAGGAGCCCATGGACGAATTCTCGATGCGCTCGTACAAGTGGTTGGCGGATCAGATCGATACTCCCGTCATCGGCCCGGAGACCACTCCCGGTCGGCATCGTTCGCGAGCGGACTGGATCGCCGACGATGCCTGCGACATCCTGCGCGTCGGTGCGATGAACGGCGGCGGAATCACCCCGGCATTGAAGACCGTGCACATGGCCGACGGCTTCGGGCTCGAGTGCGAGATCCACGGCAACGGTGCCCCCAATCTCGCACTGGTGGGCGGCGCTCCGAACATCCAGTGGTATGAACGTGGCCTGCTGCATCCACTGGTCGACTACGACTGGGTGCCGCCGCACCTGAAGTCCATCGTCGATCCGATAGACGCGAACGGGATGGTGCAGATGCCATCGCGACCAGGCCTGGGTGAGGACATCGACCTGGAGTACATCTCGAACAATCTGATCGCCGAGTACTAG
- a CDS encoding IclR family transcriptional regulator, which produces MRDTVSMVNDVTAAAVSESQPVKSAERTIHILETLAASPTRMSLGELQEACGYPRSSLHALLRTLKDLRWIEADESGSRYGIGTHALLTGTSYLDKDSVVGRAAAVLETLRSDVRHTVHFARRDEDCVIYLASRGSKLEVRRMHRVGRKLPCHVTALGQALLAELTTDEVTQLLPKKLERYTENTIVDRDALIAELAQVRRRGWSLEQEQGTAGVVCIATVVPYRIPATDALSVSMPAEVASYPGELERIAGVLTDHAAAWARELRAEGVR; this is translated from the coding sequence ATGAGGGACACTGTCTCCATGGTGAACGATGTCACGGCCGCAGCAGTGTCCGAGAGCCAGCCGGTGAAATCCGCGGAGCGCACGATCCACATCCTCGAGACGCTTGCTGCATCCCCCACGCGCATGAGCCTCGGCGAACTGCAGGAGGCATGCGGGTATCCCCGATCGAGTCTGCATGCCTTGCTGAGGACGCTCAAGGACCTGCGCTGGATCGAGGCCGACGAGTCCGGCTCGCGGTACGGCATCGGCACCCATGCCTTGCTCACCGGCACGTCCTACCTGGACAAGGATTCCGTCGTCGGTCGAGCGGCGGCAGTACTGGAGACGCTGCGCTCGGACGTTCGGCACACCGTCCACTTCGCCCGACGCGACGAGGACTGCGTCATCTACCTCGCCAGCCGCGGTTCCAAGCTCGAGGTGCGGCGCATGCACCGCGTCGGACGCAAGTTGCCGTGCCACGTCACCGCCCTCGGTCAGGCATTGCTCGCCGAACTTACGACCGACGAGGTGACACAGCTGCTGCCGAAGAAACTCGAGCGGTACACCGAGAACACCATCGTCGATCGTGATGCCCTCATCGCCGAACTCGCGCAGGTTCGCCGTCGCGGTTGGTCGCTGGAACAGGAGCAGGGCACCGCCGGCGTGGTCTGCATAGCGACTGTAGTGCCCTATCGGATCCCGGCCACCGATGCGCTCAGTGTTTCGATGCCCGCAGAAGTTGCCTCGTACCCGGGCGAACTGGAACGAATCGCCGGGGTGCTCACCGACCACGCCGCCGCCTGGGCCCGCGAGCTACGAGCCGAAGGAGTGCGGTAG